The Candidatus Arthromitus sp. SFB-mouse-Japan genome includes a region encoding these proteins:
- a CDS encoding DUF4214 domain-containing protein, with the protein MCKKLCTLLLSLSFFVSGAITASAMDTQSVKESNITSRVFGTIGILDPDYEDLIIGGIEDSVSGSVTSYVSDITVNSAIVDIYTNSTGVFTLNLYRDYDDTLVYKRNETSRGSREFSLTGLTQDTDYYYEVVNASGQVVSTGTFTTLFSSISSGGSSSNSSVYADVTNRTDNSAIVRIYTNSYEDFTLDLYRNYDNTRVYSYLETSRGSREFRLTNLAQNTDYHYEIFNERNQVVYRGTFRTLSSSTSSGGSNSSIYAEIKNRTTDSAIVDVYNTNINHTLSLDLYRDSNNKNFVANFSETSRGSRQFRLTNLVPGTDYFYEIINQSDNRRIIYRGTFRTLASSSNNTTTISYEITTNDVNKAAVKDVTVSIPVSNTSLANSMNEGRNFSTNVEGVTVTYKSGNVEFVGLVPEKQYKDLTISYTDKNGTSRKVTVAIFTTKASETKLRQFMVDVYKYSLNRQADEKGFAYWETQLSRRSTLPEKFVANLLSEREFLNLNTTTNAKIEALYKVIVNRNSDAVGLKYWTDKLDTLQKNGYSDSSALGSIVTEMVNESEFQRRIRELGI; encoded by the coding sequence ATGTGTAAAAAATTATGTACATTGCTTTTATCACTTTCTTTTTTCGTATCTGGAGCGATAACAGCTTCCGCTATGGATACTCAAAGTGTAAAAGAAAGCAATATAACAAGTAGAGTATTTGGAACAATTGGTATTCTAGACCCAGATTATGAAGATTTAATCATAGGAGGTATAGAAGATTCTGTATCTGGAAGCGTGACTTCGTATGTTTCAGATATAACAGTTAACTCAGCTATTGTGGATATATATACAAATTCAACTGGTGTGTTTACGTTGAATTTATATAGAGATTATGATGATACTTTAGTTTATAAGCGTAATGAAACTTCAAGAGGTTCAAGAGAGTTTAGCTTAACAGGTCTTACTCAAGACACAGATTATTATTATGAAGTAGTTAATGCTTCTGGACAAGTTGTATCCACAGGAACATTTACAACGTTATTTTCATCAATATCATCAGGAGGATCAAGTTCAAATTCAAGCGTATATGCAGATGTTACAAATAGAACAGATAACTCAGCTATCGTGCGTATATATACAAATTCTTATGAAGATTTTACGCTAGATTTGTATAGAAATTATGATAATACTAGAGTTTATAGCTACCTTGAAACTTCAAGAGGTTCAAGAGAGTTTAGATTGACAAATCTTGCTCAAAATACAGATTATCATTATGAAATATTTAATGAACGAAACCAAGTTGTATATAGGGGGACGTTTAGGACGTTATCTTCATCAACATCGTCTGGAGGATCAAATTCAAGTATATATGCCGAAATTAAAAACAGAACAACTGATTCAGCTATTGTAGATGTGTATAATACAAACATCAATCATACCTTATCATTAGATTTATATAGAGATTCTAATAACAAAAATTTTGTTGCTAATTTCAGCGAAACTTCAAGAGGTTCAAGACAATTTAGGTTGACAAATCTTGTTCCAGGTACAGATTATTTCTATGAAATAATTAACCAATCAGATAATAGAAGGATAATATATAGAGGAACATTTAGAACATTAGCTTCATCATCAAATAACACAACGACAATTAGTTATGAAATAACTACAAATGACGTAAATAAAGCTGCTGTAAAAGATGTTACAGTATCTATTCCAGTTTCAAATACTAGTTTAGCTAACAGCATGAATGAAGGTAGAAATTTTTCAACTAACGTTGAAGGTGTTACTGTGACATATAAAAGTGGTAATGTAGAATTTGTAGGATTAGTTCCTGAAAAACAATATAAAGATTTAACTATATCTTATACTGATAAAAATGGAACTAGCAGAAAAGTCACAGTTGCAATATTTACAACTAAAGCTTCTGAAACTAAATTAAGACAATTTATGGTTGATGTTTATAAGTATTCTTTAAATAGACAAGCTGATGAAAAAGGATTTGCTTATTGGGAAACTCAATTATCAAGGAGAAGTACATTACCTGAGAAATTTGTTGCAAACTTGTTGTCTGAAAGAGAATTCTTAAACTTAAATACAACAACTAATGCAAAAATTGAAGCTTTATATAAAGTAATTGTTAATAGAAATTCTGACGCCGTAGGTTTAAAATATTGGACAGATAAATTAGATACTTTACAAAAGAACGGTTATTCTGATTCTTCAGCTTTAGGATCTATAGTTACTGAAATGGTTAATGAATCAGAATTCCAACGTAGAATTAGAGAATTAGGTATTTAA
- a CDS encoding DsbA family oxidoreductase has translation MINVKLFYDFICPFSYVCKAMFDKLEKEYPINVEYYAKELHVDISENGIETSELLGALPNYSSILKILGNIGIQYGIKINDVKIKYNTKTALILSKFAKKYNKESEYINIIYKMMFESLDNISDLDKIQQVFENLGIPTNLTDEELKKCYVEYSNDASHAIDVGLTGVPFVIINNDIKIHGLREEKIYVQKIISCLDEVNELNDLSRKRFDLNAVSAK, from the coding sequence TTGATTAATGTAAAGTTGTTTTATGATTTTATTTGCCCATTTAGTTATGTTTGTAAAGCAATGTTTGATAAATTAGAGAAAGAATATCCAATAAACGTTGAATATTATGCTAAAGAATTACATGTTGATATTTCAGAAAATGGTATTGAGACTTCTGAATTGTTAGGAGCATTGCCTAATTATTCTTCTATTTTGAAAATATTGGGCAATATAGGGATACAATACGGTATTAAAATTAATGATGTTAAAATTAAATACAATACTAAAACGGCATTAATACTTTCAAAGTTTGCGAAAAAATACAACAAAGAGTCTGAGTATATAAATATTATTTATAAAATGATGTTTGAAAGTCTTGATAATATAAGTGATCTTGATAAAATACAGCAAGTATTTGAAAACCTTGGCATACCAACAAATCTCACAGATGAAGAATTGAAAAAGTGTTATGTTGAATATTCAAATGATGCATCTCATGCTATAGATGTTGGTCTTACAGGAGTTCCTTTTGTTATAATTAATAATGATATAAAAATACATGGATTAAGAGAAGAGAAGATATATGTTCAAAAAATTATTAGCTGTTTAGATGAAGTGAATGAATTAAATGATTTATCAAGGAAACGTTTTGATCTTAATGCAGTAAGTGCAAAATAA
- a CDS encoding cob(I)yrinic acid a,c-diamide adenosyltransferase: protein MEKNGYIHIYMGDGKGKTTCALGLAFRSIGAGFRVMMVQFLKNWHTSELDSIKLLGDRFEIYRIESKKSFTYNLNEEQLNLLREEIKVELNKAKEFINSGKYDLIILDEVLGAIQGGFIDEAEIIEVMRNKPKSLELVLTGRNASQTLIDNADLVSKIDKVKHYYDDGILARVGIEY, encoded by the coding sequence TTGGAAAAGAATGGATATATACATATTTATATGGGAGACGGTAAGGGGAAAACTACATGTGCTTTAGGACTTGCATTTAGGAGTATTGGAGCGGGGTTTAGAGTTATGATGGTTCAATTTCTTAAGAATTGGCACACGTCTGAATTGGATAGCATTAAACTTTTGGGTGATAGATTTGAAATTTATAGGATTGAGAGCAAAAAGAGTTTTACTTACAATCTCAACGAAGAACAGCTTAATTTGCTTAGAGAAGAAATTAAAGTTGAATTGAATAAAGCTAAGGAATTTATAAATTCAGGAAAATACGATTTGATAATTTTAGATGAGGTTCTTGGTGCAATTCAAGGAGGATTTATAGATGAAGCCGAGATAATTGAAGTTATGAGGAATAAGCCGAAGAGTCTTGAATTAGTTTTGACAGGTAGAAATGCATCTCAAACTTTAATAGACAATGCTGATTTGGTTAGTAAGATTGATAAAGTTAAACATTATTATGATGATGGCATTTTAGCTAGAGTCGGCATAGAATATTAA
- a CDS encoding YdcF family protein, with amino-acid sequence MVVLIIFLILMLVFFCLVLKINMINSNKFCDYVIVLGARILDENTPCKTLECRLMLAIEYLNKFSESKVIVTGGQGVDEVVSEASVMKKYLVEHGINSDRILVEDKSTSTFENLNNSKKFIKDTEEIMIISSRYHLFRAKMLAFRVGFKKVNLIGSKNRSRFWKVDILREIFAIAKSFFIDW; translated from the coding sequence ATGGTTGTACTTATAATATTTTTAATTTTGATGTTAGTATTTTTTTGTTTGGTTTTGAAAATTAATATGATTAATTCTAATAAGTTTTGTGATTACGTTATAGTTCTTGGTGCTAGAATTTTGGATGAAAACACTCCATGTAAGACATTAGAATGCCGTCTTATGCTTGCTATTGAATATTTAAATAAATTTTCTGAATCAAAGGTTATAGTTACAGGTGGACAAGGTGTGGATGAAGTTGTATCTGAAGCGAGTGTAATGAAAAAATATTTGGTTGAGCATGGTATTAATTCAGATAGAATTTTAGTTGAAGATAAATCTACGAGTACTTTTGAAAATTTAAATAATTCAAAAAAATTTATAAAAGATACAGAAGAGATTATGATTATTTCGAGTAGATATCATTTATTTAGAGCTAAGATGCTCGCTTTTAGAGTTGGATTTAAAAAAGTTAATTTAATAGGAAGTAAAAATCGAAGTAGATTTTGGAAAGTAGATATTTTAAGGGAAATTTTTGCAATAGCAAAGTCTTTTTTTATAGATTGGTAG
- a CDS encoding pyridoxal phosphate-dependent aminotransferase — MNRHMKNVQYSGIRKFFNEVRNYPDAVSLTVGQPDFKLPKSLKKGILRALDEGKTYYTMNQGIPELRERISKYLDDEYSIKFSKDEMILTVGGSEALFVTFNTIFNEGDNVLTPSPGYPAYENTLKFVGANPVFYSVNKDGKIDFDRIESEFKSKDIKGIVMCFPNNPTGIALTEDDKKKFYSILSKYPYCKIISDEMYSTIIYDKFETICEYEDLLDRIILVSGFSKMFSMTGLRLGFICAKSPYIEELNKVHLYATSSAVSIVQYGTLYGFDEALRDVEIMREEFRVRRDFIYDRLIKMGFRVEKPMGAFYIFPSLDGITNEKSYDFCVDLLKNAGVACVPGSAFGEMGEGYMRLSYCNSIDELERGLVRIENYINR, encoded by the coding sequence ATGAATAGACATATGAAAAATGTTCAGTATTCTGGTATAAGAAAATTTTTTAATGAGGTTAGGAATTACCCAGATGCCGTTTCTTTAACAGTAGGACAACCTGATTTTAAACTTCCAAAGTCTCTTAAGAAAGGAATTTTGAGAGCTTTAGATGAGGGAAAAACTTATTATACTATGAATCAAGGAATACCTGAGCTTAGAGAGAGGATATCTAAATATTTGGATGATGAGTATTCTATAAAGTTTTCTAAAGATGAAATGATTTTAACCGTTGGTGGAAGTGAGGCACTTTTTGTAACTTTCAATACAATTTTTAATGAAGGAGATAACGTTTTAACTCCGAGTCCAGGTTATCCTGCGTATGAAAATACTCTTAAATTTGTAGGAGCTAATCCTGTTTTTTATAGTGTGAATAAGGATGGTAAAATTGATTTTGATAGGATAGAAAGCGAGTTTAAGAGTAAAGATATTAAAGGAATCGTAATGTGTTTTCCGAACAATCCAACGGGAATTGCTCTGACTGAAGACGATAAGAAGAAGTTTTATAGTATTTTATCTAAGTATCCATATTGTAAAATAATAAGTGATGAAATGTATAGTACTATCATTTATGATAAATTTGAAACTATTTGTGAATATGAGGATTTATTGGATAGAATAATTTTGGTTTCTGGATTTTCCAAGATGTTTTCTATGACAGGATTAAGGCTTGGATTTATTTGTGCAAAGAGTCCGTATATAGAGGAGCTTAATAAAGTTCATTTATATGCGACATCTTCTGCTGTATCTATTGTTCAATATGGTACTTTGTATGGTTTTGATGAGGCTCTTAGAGATGTTGAAATAATGAGAGAAGAGTTTAGGGTGAGAAGAGATTTTATATATGATAGATTAATTAAAATGGGATTTAGAGTTGAAAAGCCGATGGGAGCGTTTTATATTTTTCCATCTCTTGATGGTATAACTAATGAGAAAAGTTATGATTTTTGTGTTGATTTGTTAAAGAATGCGGGAGTTGCTTGTGTTCCTGGTAGTGCTTTTGGTGAAATGGGTGAGGGATATATGCGACTTAGTTATTGTAATTCTATTGATGAACTTGAAAGAGGACTAGTTAGAATTGAAAATTATATAAATAGATAA
- a CDS encoding D-2-hydroxyacid dehydrogenase, with protein sequence MKKVVVLDAHSVNPGEFDWNIFLDCVDEVERYDRTSEDEIFERIKDATYVFTCKVPLRSELLEKCSNLKYIGSMATGVNHIDVEFCSRNNIVVTNVPNYSTNAVSELVFAYMFEYFRKVSLHNRRVHSGEWVKSKDFCFYDRRVSEIAGKTLGIFGYGNIGRKVSEIAIVFGMKVLVHTTTKREDTDNIKFVSKEELFKNSDIISLHCPLTNDTRHIINKETLSIMKDGVIIINTARGQLISEQDLKDSLQSGKVGIAFLDVVEVEPMFESNVLLGVQNCVITPHYGWCPFEARERLFNQLKINLQEFLNGNIINGVS encoded by the coding sequence ATGAAAAAAGTTGTTGTTTTAGATGCACATTCGGTTAATCCTGGAGAATTTGATTGGAATATATTCCTAGATTGTGTCGATGAAGTTGAAAGGTATGACAGAACAAGTGAAGATGAAATTTTTGAGAGAATCAAAGATGCAACTTATGTTTTTACTTGCAAAGTGCCTTTGAGAAGTGAGCTTCTTGAGAAGTGTAGCAATCTTAAATATATTGGATCGATGGCAACAGGAGTTAATCATATAGACGTTGAATTTTGTTCTAGAAATAATATAGTGGTTACAAACGTTCCAAATTATTCTACCAATGCAGTATCTGAGTTAGTATTTGCATATATGTTTGAATATTTCAGAAAAGTTTCTTTACACAATAGGCGAGTTCATAGCGGTGAATGGGTAAAGTCAAAAGATTTTTGCTTTTATGATAGAAGAGTATCTGAGATTGCTGGAAAGACACTTGGAATTTTTGGATATGGGAATATTGGAAGAAAAGTATCAGAGATAGCAATAGTATTTGGAATGAAGGTATTAGTCCATACAACTACAAAAAGAGAAGATACAGATAATATAAAATTTGTATCAAAAGAAGAGTTATTTAAGAATAGTGACATAATATCTTTACATTGCCCATTGACAAATGATACAAGACATATTATAAACAAAGAAACACTTTCAATAATGAAGGATGGAGTAATTATTATTAATACCGCAAGAGGACAGCTTATAAGCGAACAGGATCTAAAGGATTCTCTTCAGAGTGGTAAAGTAGGAATTGCTTTTCTAGATGTCGTTGAAGTTGAGCCAATGTTTGAAAGCAATGTATTGTTAGGAGTTCAGAATTGTGTGATTACACCACATTATGGATGGTGTCCATTTGAGGCAAGAGAGAGGTTGTTCAATCAATTGAAGATCAATTTACAAGAGTTTTTGAATGGAAATATAATAAATGGAGTTAGTTAG
- a CDS encoding DUF4214 domain-containing protein, whose product MLRKKLAKFLLSIAIVGVSSGSVLGYQQALASQVTPEIQVSATMEGEFEIVEDKLAMMPIKTVADELGQAVEDERLKSSRTTVDITDQTGGTGTTQTPIDQLKAALQNTNVTTINIDITMDINLDAAIIAELSKRLAAGSLTINFKNGSFLMKTAGLKLDGASKLTITRDAANTKPVIQYGDNVTISGITFVDSATTLKDPFIAKLQNTVGKIVDVQNNTVTGVLVDKEPTSNTDVKGNIFTAGSKLYADQVAITMTITSGSIGSKYVDAVFGIDQAGLTTGLGIKDIKLSIKNGNTDVETVNNDALPEGTNQLTYTFETGLNPNTLYTVAATAEVTLDGNTYQGITSTNTTDFKTLGELALEISNITSNSATITLKGSYVVNTPGGLTLGLSSTATGAAIPKPITQTSSEFKLTGLSSNTEYTYSIFDGRTLILTGTFRTLPVSGSGSTITGGTSSSSSSTSYEIKTTDINKATIKDVTASIPVSTTNLANSMRDGKNFSTNVEGVTVKYSNGNVELVGLVPEKQYKNFIISYTDKNGTSRKVTVATFTTKVSETKLRQFIVDVYKYSLNRQADERGFAYWELQLSRKTTSPEKFVGNLLSEKEFINLNTTTTAKIEALYQVIVNRKSDATGLKYWTDKFDALQKNGYSDSSALGYIVNEMVNESEFQARVKALGL is encoded by the coding sequence ATGTTAAGAAAGAAGTTAGCTAAATTTTTATTAAGTATAGCGATAGTTGGAGTTAGTTCAGGATCAGTGTTAGGTTATCAGCAAGCTTTAGCAAGTCAAGTTACTCCAGAAATTCAAGTTTCTGCTACTATGGAAGGTGAATTTGAAATTGTTGAAGATAAATTAGCAATGATGCCTATAAAAACTGTTGCAGATGAATTAGGACAAGCTGTAGAAGATGAAAGACTTAAATCAAGCAGAACAACAGTTGATATAACTGATCAAACTGGTGGTACAGGAACTACTCAAACACCTATTGATCAATTAAAAGCAGCTTTACAAAATACGAATGTTACAACAATTAATATTGATATAACTATGGATATAAATTTAGATGCAGCTATAATTGCTGAGTTATCCAAAAGATTAGCAGCTGGCTCATTAACTATAAACTTTAAAAATGGTTCATTCTTAATGAAAACAGCTGGACTTAAGTTAGATGGAGCTAGTAAACTTACAATAACAAGAGATGCTGCCAATACTAAACCAGTTATACAATATGGTGATAATGTTACTATATCAGGTATTACATTTGTAGATTCGGCTACTACACTGAAAGATCCTTTTATTGCTAAGTTACAAAATACAGTTGGAAAGATTGTTGATGTACAAAATAATACTGTAACAGGTGTTTTAGTAGATAAAGAACCTACATCTAATACTGATGTTAAAGGAAATATATTTACTGCTGGATCTAAGTTGTATGCAGATCAAGTAGCTATAACTATGACTATAACTAGTGGTAGTATTGGATCTAAATATGTAGATGCTGTATTTGGAATTGATCAGGCTGGATTAACAACTGGTTTGGGTATCAAAGATATTAAATTGAGTATTAAAAATGGTAATACAGATGTAGAAACTGTTAATAATGATGCGCTACCTGAAGGTACTAACCAATTAACTTACACTTTTGAGACAGGGTTGAATCCAAATACACTATATACAGTGGCTGCAACTGCGGAAGTTACTTTGGATGGTAATACATATCAAGGTATAACTAGTACGAATACAACAGATTTCAAGACATTAGGTGAGTTGGCTTTAGAAATTTCAAATATAACATCTAATTCAGCTACTATAACATTAAAAGGATCATATGTAGTAAATACACCTGGTGGGTTAACTTTAGGATTAAGTAGTACAGCTACTGGAGCAGCTATTCCTAAACCTATAACACAAACTTCAAGTGAGTTTAAATTAACAGGTCTTTCTTCGAATACAGAATATACTTACTCAATATTTGATGGAAGAACCCTTATACTTACTGGAACATTTAGAACATTACCAGTATCGGGATCAGGATCAACAATAACTGGAGGAACTTCAAGTTCATCAAGTTCAACTAGCTATGAAATTAAAACAACAGACATAAATAAAGCAACTATAAAAGATGTTACAGCATCTATACCTGTTTCAACTACTAATTTAGCTAATAGTATGAGAGATGGTAAAAATTTCTCAACTAATGTTGAAGGTGTTACTGTAAAATATTCAAATGGTAATGTAGAATTAGTTGGATTAGTTCCTGAGAAACAATACAAAAACTTTATTATATCTTATACTGATAAAAATGGAACTAGTAGAAAAGTTACAGTTGCAACATTTACAACTAAAGTTTCTGAAACTAAATTAAGACAATTTATAGTTGATGTTTATAAATACTCTTTAAATAGACAAGCTGATGAAAGAGGATTCGCTTATTGGGAACTTCAATTATCAAGGAAGACTACATCTCCTGAGAAATTCGTTGGAAACTTATTATCAGAAAAAGAGTTTATAAACTTAAATACAACTACTACTGCAAAAATTGAAGCTCTATATCAAGTTATCGTTAATAGAAAATCTGATGCTACAGGATTAAAATATTGGACAGACAAGTTTGATGCTTTACAGAAGAACGGTTATTCTGATTCTTCAGCTTTAGGATATATAGTTAATGAAATGGTTAATGAATCAGAATTTCAGGCTAGAGTAAAAGCTTTAGGTCTTTAA
- the dapD gene encoding 2,3,4,5-tetrahydropyridine-2,6-dicarboxylate N-acetyltransferase — protein sequence MNYDMKNPYDIARYIKDAKKSTPLKVYLKGNLTDEDFNNLEFYGSNGNYTLFGEKEDIISFLSKNQSKINRHRIENSKRNSAIPMLNLIDIEARIEPGAIIRDMVTIEKNCIIMMGAVINIGAEIGEGTMVDMNAVVGARGKLGKNVHLGAGAVVAGVLEPPSKEPCVIENNVLIGANAVILEGVRVGENSVVGAGAIVTKDVPPNTVVTGSPARIIKEIDQAVKDRTKILEDLRSL from the coding sequence ATGAATTACGATATGAAAAATCCTTATGATATCGCAAGATACATAAAAGATGCTAAAAAATCAACTCCTTTAAAAGTCTACTTAAAGGGAAATTTAACAGACGAAGATTTTAATAATTTAGAATTTTACGGATCAAACGGAAATTACACTCTATTTGGTGAAAAAGAAGACATTATTTCATTTCTATCCAAAAATCAATCTAAAATAAATAGACATAGAATTGAAAATTCAAAGAGAAACTCTGCAATCCCAATGCTGAATCTAATAGATATAGAGGCAAGAATTGAGCCTGGTGCAATAATTCGAGATATGGTAACAATAGAAAAGAATTGTATAATCATGATGGGAGCAGTTATAAATATAGGTGCTGAAATTGGAGAAGGTACTATGGTTGATATGAATGCCGTTGTTGGTGCTCGTGGAAAACTCGGCAAAAATGTACACCTAGGAGCAGGTGCTGTTGTAGCAGGAGTTCTTGAACCACCATCAAAAGAACCATGTGTAATAGAAAATAATGTTCTTATAGGCGCTAACGCTGTAATACTTGAAGGTGTACGTGTTGGTGAAAATTCTGTAGTTGGAGCAGGTGCTATCGTAACAAAAGATGTACCTCCAAATACAGTTGTAACTGGTTCTCCTGCAAGAATTATTAAAGAAATAGATCAAGCGGTAAAAGATAGAACTAAAATCTTAGAAGATCTAAGAAGTCTCTAA